One window of Paludibacter propionicigenes WB4 genomic DNA carries:
- a CDS encoding HAD family hydrolase, translating to MKTLVIFDLDGTLLDTVADLAASTNYALEQCGFPTHEAEAYKFFVGNGINKLFERALPDGAKDQETILKIRKYFIEYYNDHNSELTVPYPGISELLGTLQSKNIQLAVASNKYQQATTELIQHFFPDINFAAVFGQRENVPIKPNPAIVNDILAITGTERKDVLYIGDSGVDMQTAQNAGVDAAGVTWGFRPRAELEQFEPKYIIDNTSKILEIIA from the coding sequence ATGAAAACTTTAGTTATATTCGATTTGGATGGCACGCTGCTCGATACGGTTGCCGACTTAGCTGCCAGTACCAATTATGCTTTAGAACAGTGTGGATTTCCAACCCACGAAGCGGAGGCTTATAAATTTTTTGTGGGAAATGGCATTAATAAACTATTTGAAAGAGCATTGCCCGATGGAGCTAAAGACCAGGAGACTATTTTGAAAATCAGAAAGTATTTCATTGAATACTACAACGATCACAATTCAGAACTAACAGTTCCCTATCCGGGAATATCTGAATTACTTGGCACATTGCAATCCAAAAACATTCAACTTGCCGTAGCCTCTAATAAATACCAGCAAGCCACTACAGAATTAATACAGCATTTTTTCCCTGATATCAATTTTGCGGCTGTTTTTGGACAACGTGAAAACGTACCGATAAAACCAAATCCTGCAATAGTAAATGATATTCTGGCTATAACCGGAACTGAACGAAAAGATGTCTTGTATATCGGTGATTCAGGAGTAGATATGCAAACTGCTCAAAATGCAGGTGTCGATGCTGCCGGAGTTACCTGGGGTTTTCGTCCCAGAGCAGAACTCGAACAATTCGAACCAAAATATATTATAGATAATACAAGCAAAATTCTTGAAATCATAGCATAA
- a CDS encoding response regulator transcription factor — protein MTDEKVKILLCEDDENLGMLLREYLQTKGYDADLQPDGEAGYRAFSKNKYDLCVFDVMMPKKDGFALAADVRSLNSEVPIIFLTAKSMKEDILQGFKLGADDYLSKPFSMEELLYRIESILRRVKGKRAKDVVTYQIGEFVFDAQKQMLTYEGESKKLTTKESELLNLLAANANSILERNFALKTIWVDDNYFNARSMDVYITKLRKLLKDDENVAIINIHGKGYKLITPQVKEE, from the coding sequence ATGACTGACGAAAAAGTAAAAATTTTGTTGTGCGAAGATGATGAAAATCTTGGCATGCTTCTCAGAGAATATTTGCAGACAAAAGGTTACGATGCAGACTTACAACCTGATGGTGAAGCCGGCTACAGAGCTTTTTCTAAGAACAAATATGACTTATGTGTTTTTGATGTGATGATGCCTAAGAAAGACGGATTCGCATTGGCTGCCGACGTGCGCTCATTAAATTCTGAAGTGCCTATTATTTTCCTTACAGCAAAATCGATGAAAGAAGATATTTTGCAAGGATTTAAATTAGGTGCTGATGATTATTTATCAAAACCATTCAGCATGGAGGAATTACTTTACCGCATTGAATCTATCTTGCGTAGAGTAAAAGGTAAACGTGCGAAAGATGTTGTTACCTATCAAATCGGAGAGTTTGTTTTTGATGCTCAAAAACAGATGCTTACATACGAAGGCGAATCTAAAAAGCTTACAACCAAAGAATCAGAATTACTGAACCTTTTGGCTGCTAATGCCAATAGTATTTTAGAACGCAATTTTGCGCTGAAAACAATATGGGTTGATGATAATTACTTCAATGCACGTAGCATGGATGTGTATATCACTAAATTACGCAAATTGTTGAAAGACGATGAAAACGTAGCTATTATCAATATTCACGGTAAAGGTTACAAACTTATTACCCCTCAGGTGAAAGAAGAATAG
- a CDS encoding sensor histidine kinase: protein MKKATIWILIISMALTFVGLILLQARYVRINAEMIESQFNDNVQRSLFQTVSLVEENEALEYLGQTLEGDDYSGSKSRLLSQDSQTSQMKKNIDSMAGNLKLTSEQINRPTIRLKTRHGQSTIEETSRYLQEKFKQNFSRSKTILDQAVFRWMKEIDQKEINERVNFEDLDGILTKVLVNNGVTLPFTYSVVDKQGKVIYNCHKDIKQDEIEIQSNIYTQKLFPLEESSKAAYLQVTFPTKQNYILSSMNLLLPSLALVLIILSIFIVAIIIIFRQKKLNNMKNDFVNNMTHELKTPISTISLASQMLQDPGVGKTPETLKHISKVIKDETKRLSLQVEKVLQMAIFEKDKSILKLNEISINSLISDIVNNFSLKVTSKGGKITSNLKAANDVALVDEVHFTNVIFNLMDNALKYSDKPLLLTIETWNEKDNLIISIEDNGIGINKDDLRRIFEKFYRVSTGNLHNVKGFGLGLAYVKKIVTEHRGSIKVESELKIGTKFTITIPTLKNYEL, encoded by the coding sequence ATGAAGAAAGCAACTATCTGGATTCTTATTATCTCAATGGCATTAACTTTTGTAGGACTTATTCTCCTGCAAGCAAGATATGTAAGGATAAATGCAGAAATGATTGAAAGTCAGTTTAATGACAATGTTCAACGAAGTCTGTTTCAGACGGTAAGTTTAGTAGAGGAAAATGAGGCTTTGGAGTATTTGGGGCAAACGCTCGAAGGCGATGATTACTCAGGGAGCAAAAGCAGATTGTTAAGTCAGGATTCTCAGACCAGCCAGATGAAGAAGAACATCGACAGCATGGCCGGAAATCTTAAACTGACTTCTGAGCAGATAAACAGACCGACTATACGTTTAAAAACGCGTCATGGGCAGTCGACCATCGAAGAAACTTCTCGCTATTTGCAGGAGAAATTTAAACAAAACTTCTCACGTTCTAAAACGATATTAGATCAGGCGGTTTTCCGTTGGATGAAAGAGATTGATCAGAAGGAGATTAACGAACGGGTTAATTTTGAGGATTTGGATGGAATCCTGACTAAGGTACTTGTAAATAATGGAGTAACGCTTCCTTTCACGTATTCGGTAGTGGATAAGCAAGGAAAAGTTATTTATAATTGTCATAAGGATATTAAGCAGGACGAAATAGAAATACAGAGTAACATATATACCCAAAAACTGTTTCCGCTTGAAGAGTCGAGCAAAGCAGCCTATTTGCAGGTTACGTTTCCAACAAAGCAAAATTATATCTTAAGTTCGATGAACTTACTTTTGCCTTCGTTGGCACTGGTACTAATTATTCTGAGCATATTTATTGTAGCTATTATTATCATTTTCAGACAGAAAAAGCTCAATAATATGAAAAATGACTTTGTCAACAATATGACTCATGAGCTTAAAACTCCGATTTCGACCATCTCGTTAGCTTCACAAATGTTGCAGGATCCGGGCGTAGGTAAAACACCAGAAACCTTGAAACACATTTCGAAGGTGATAAAAGATGAGACAAAACGATTGAGTTTGCAAGTGGAGAAAGTGTTGCAAATGGCTATATTTGAAAAAGATAAATCGATATTAAAGCTTAACGAAATATCAATAAACTCATTAATATCAGATATAGTCAATAATTTTTCTTTGAAAGTTACCAGTAAAGGAGGCAAAATTACGTCGAACCTCAAAGCTGCCAATGATGTGGCTTTGGTTGATGAAGTCCATTTTACTAATGTGATTTTCAATTTAATGGACAATGCGCTAAAATACAGCGATAAACCATTACTCTTGACAATAGAAACATGGAATGAGAAGGATAACTTGATTATTAGTATCGAAGACAATGGAATCGGAATCAATAAAGACGACTTAAGACGAATCTTCGAAAAATTTTATCGTGTATCTACCGGAAATCTGCATAACGTTAAAGGATTTGGATTGGGACTTGCTTACGTAAAAAAGATAGTTACTGAACATCGCGGATCCATTAAAGTGGAAAGCGAATTAAAAATTGGAACAAAATTCACTATTACAATACCAACATTAAAAAATTACGAATTATGA
- a CDS encoding class I SAM-dependent DNA methyltransferase has translation MIDNFAARAAEWDSPEKIAMTRIFVRELLQNVKLQKSWKGLEIGAGTGLVGLQLLDGINALVFEDTSQSMLEVLKAKLNGDELVEIVHGEIFEYQKQDIDLVFSCMAFHHIPDIDKALLHLSKIMKPNAVIIVGDIRTEDGSFHRFEPIPHCGFDTAHLSSQFEQAGFDVVSTHTYNVLSRERIKGKISDYEQFMLIAKKR, from the coding sequence ATGATTGATAATTTTGCTGCGAGGGCTGCTGAATGGGATAGTCCTGAAAAGATAGCTATGACTCGCATTTTTGTTCGTGAACTGTTGCAAAACGTAAAGTTGCAGAAAAGTTGGAAGGGCTTGGAAATCGGAGCGGGCACAGGCTTGGTTGGTCTTCAGTTATTAGACGGAATAAATGCTTTGGTTTTCGAAGACACTTCTCAATCCATGTTAGAGGTGTTGAAGGCTAAATTGAATGGTGATGAATTGGTTGAGATTGTACATGGTGAGATTTTTGAATACCAAAAGCAAGATATTGATTTGGTCTTTTCTTGCATGGCCTTTCATCACATTCCGGACATTGATAAAGCCTTACTTCACTTGTCTAAAATAATGAAGCCTAATGCTGTGATAATAGTAGGAGATATTCGAACTGAAGACGGTTCATTTCATAGATTCGAGCCTATTCCTCATTGCGGATTTGACACAGCGCATTTATCTTCACAGTTTGAGCAGGCAGGCTTTGATGTTGTTTCGACTCATACGTATAATGTGCTTTCGCGTGAGAGAATTAAAGGAAAAATATCAGATTACGAGCAATTTATGCTGATAGCTAAGAAACGTTGA
- a CDS encoding alpha/beta fold hydrolase, with protein MKNLLKTSIMAIAVVAASGAANAETPVIGKQHPTITNRLMTPEVLWSFGRVGGVQISPDKTKVLYSVSYYSITENKGNSELFVMNTDGSDKKQITKTATREAAAKWMKDGQHIAFLSSETGSMQLWTMKADGSERKQITDVKDGINDFALSPDETKLLFVADVKYGESTVDKYPDLPKSSGIIVTDLMYKHWDEWTKTVPHPFVADIKEGKIANIIDILNGEPYESPMKPFGGIEQLAWSPDGKTVAYTCRKKTGKEYALSTNSDIYFYTLSTGKTENKTQGMMGYDQNPTFSPDGKWLAWESMERDGYEADKNRLFVMNLQTGEKTDLSANFDQNSGSLIWTPDSKSIYFVSCWHAVTQIYRADIASKKIVQITKGDHDYSFVAPIKDKLIGVKHSLSKPDEIYAINPKTGVETEISFENKEILSQLDMGKVEERWITTTDNKQMLTWVVYPPNFDKNKKYPTLLFCEGGPQSTVSQFWSYRWNLQLMAANGYIVVAPNRRGLPSFGKEWLEQISGDYGGQNMKDYFSAIDALAKEPYVNKDKLGCVGASYGGFSVYWLAGHHEKRFKAFLAHDGMFNLPQQYLETEEMWFVNWDLGGAYWDKANAIAQRSYANSPHLFVDKWDTPILVIHGEKDYRILASQGMAAFNAAILRGVPAEMLIFPDENHWVLQPQNGILWQRTFYSWLDKWLK; from the coding sequence ATGAAAAACCTATTAAAAACAAGTATTATGGCAATAGCTGTTGTAGCAGCAAGCGGAGCTGCAAACGCCGAAACTCCTGTTATAGGAAAACAGCACCCAACTATAACAAACAGACTCATGACTCCTGAGGTTCTATGGTCGTTCGGTCGCGTAGGCGGAGTACAAATTTCTCCCGATAAAACCAAAGTTCTGTATAGCGTGTCCTATTACAGCATAACCGAGAACAAAGGAAATTCAGAGCTTTTTGTTATGAACACCGATGGTTCGGACAAAAAACAAATTACCAAAACCGCCACTCGCGAAGCAGCAGCAAAATGGATGAAAGACGGCCAGCACATCGCTTTTTTATCGTCGGAAACCGGAAGCATGCAACTGTGGACGATGAAAGCCGATGGTAGCGAACGCAAACAAATAACCGACGTAAAAGATGGAATCAATGATTTCGCTTTATCGCCGGACGAAACAAAACTTCTTTTTGTAGCCGATGTGAAGTACGGAGAAAGCACCGTAGATAAATACCCCGATCTGCCAAAATCGAGCGGTATAATCGTAACGGATTTAATGTACAAACACTGGGACGAATGGACAAAAACCGTTCCACATCCTTTCGTGGCAGATATAAAAGAGGGCAAAATTGCAAATATTATTGACATATTAAACGGTGAACCCTATGAAAGTCCTATGAAACCCTTTGGTGGAATAGAACAACTTGCCTGGAGCCCCGATGGAAAAACCGTGGCCTACACTTGTAGAAAGAAAACCGGGAAAGAATATGCTCTTTCAACTAACTCCGATATCTACTTCTACACCCTGTCTACCGGCAAAACAGAGAATAAAACTCAAGGCATGATGGGATACGACCAGAATCCGACATTCTCGCCCGACGGCAAATGGCTGGCATGGGAAAGCATGGAACGGGATGGATACGAAGCGGATAAAAACCGTTTGTTTGTCATGAATCTGCAAACCGGCGAAAAGACCGATCTTTCAGCCAACTTCGATCAGAATTCGGGCTCACTGATTTGGACTCCCGACAGCAAATCCATTTATTTTGTAAGCTGCTGGCATGCTGTCACTCAGATTTACCGTGCAGATATAGCTTCAAAAAAGATAGTACAAATTACAAAAGGAGATCATGACTACTCCTTTGTGGCTCCGATAAAGGACAAACTTATTGGCGTAAAACATTCGCTGAGCAAACCCGACGAAATTTATGCTATAAACCCAAAGACAGGAGTTGAAACAGAAATTTCATTTGAGAATAAAGAAATTCTGTCTCAACTAGACATGGGAAAGGTAGAAGAACGCTGGATTACCACTACCGACAATAAACAAATGCTTACGTGGGTGGTTTATCCACCTAACTTCGATAAGAATAAGAAATATCCAACATTGCTTTTCTGCGAAGGCGGACCACAATCGACAGTGAGCCAGTTTTGGTCGTATCGCTGGAACCTACAGCTCATGGCGGCCAACGGCTATATAGTAGTTGCACCTAACCGTCGCGGACTTCCAAGCTTTGGTAAAGAATGGCTGGAGCAAATTAGCGGTGATTATGGCGGTCAAAATATGAAAGATTATTTCTCAGCCATCGACGCATTGGCCAAAGAACCCTATGTAAATAAAGATAAGTTGGGTTGCGTAGGTGCAAGCTATGGTGGATTTTCGGTTTACTGGCTCGCAGGCCATCATGAAAAACGCTTCAAAGCTTTCTTGGCACACGATGGCATGTTCAACTTACCGCAACAATACCTTGAAACAGAAGAGATGTGGTTTGTAAACTGGGATTTGGGTGGCGCATACTGGGACAAAGCAAATGCTATTGCACAGCGTTCGTACGCCAACTCTCCGCACTTGTTTGTGGACAAATGGGACACTCCTATTTTAGTTATTCACGGCGAAAAAGATTACCGCATTCTGGCTTCACAAGGTATGGCAGCTTTCAATGCAGCTATATTGCGTGGTGTTCCGGCTGAGATGTTGATCTTCCCCGACGAAAATCACTGGGTACTACAACCTCAAAATGGTATTCTTTGGCAACGTACATTCTACTCGTGGCTGGATAAATGGTTGAAATAA
- a CDS encoding RNA polymerase sigma factor, with product MELRTAITDEQQLIAGCKAGKSWAQKRVYELHAPAMMSVCVRYVNDRETARDLLQDGFIKLFTKIDSYSGTGSFGGWIRRIFVTTALEYLRQNDALKQSESIEEYSNYIENNDVGVLEKISVDDLMACISELSDGYRIIFNLYAIEGYSHAEIAEILNIAEATSRSQFMRARRILQKNVQSLIGQDHAKQYKQ from the coding sequence ATGGAATTAAGGACTGCGATAACTGACGAACAACAATTGATTGCCGGATGCAAAGCGGGTAAATCGTGGGCTCAAAAAAGGGTTTACGAATTACATGCTCCAGCCATGATGAGCGTTTGTGTGCGGTATGTAAACGATCGGGAAACGGCCCGCGACTTATTACAGGATGGTTTCATTAAGCTATTTACAAAGATAGATTCATATTCAGGAACAGGGTCATTCGGCGGTTGGATAAGACGAATCTTCGTCACCACAGCATTGGAATATCTCAGGCAAAACGATGCATTGAAACAGAGTGAAAGTATTGAAGAATACAGCAATTATATTGAAAATAATGATGTCGGGGTATTGGAAAAAATTTCAGTTGATGATTTAATGGCTTGCATTTCAGAATTATCAGACGGATATAGAATCATATTCAATTTATATGCTATCGAAGGTTATTCACACGCCGAAATAGCGGAAATACTAAACATAGCTGAAGCCACCTCGCGATCGCAATTTATGAGAGCCCGAAGAATTCTTCAAAAAAACGTACAATCACTTATTGGACAAGATCATGCAAAACAATATAAACAATAA
- a CDS encoding outer membrane beta-barrel protein, giving the protein MQNNINNNEQDAFNDIFRQKLENHQLPVDAECWNEIEARLNSKKRRIIPFWFWLTTGGTAVAFLALLFTLRLPSASTDFARDSKQIKTKQINVQNKIAGKQASHSISTKKSAETNHKNYQTSKNNKVEDVVIKEPNLTETATKENIKIENNGANEQQLAQVTDNREAPATTNSVSARDSAKNNSDNVFQDRLLAKNAESEKPAKKPKKKQDLLLAAAFSTGGGMNFSGNNGLVFDNPIGKSYLTNGMTDYSNILSQQDFSEKNYMAPVSFGIIVRKQLNKAIGIESGLVYTYLLSTFSNSGMQHPDAKLHLHYVGVPINFVGLLWDNPTWEIYLSGGGMVEKGIQSVYSQNQYSGNRIITTIAKTNINGLQWSVNGAIGVTYKVQRNWGIYFEPKLSYFFDNNQPASARTEDPVVIGISAGVRFRIK; this is encoded by the coding sequence ATGCAAAACAATATAAACAATAACGAACAAGATGCTTTCAATGATATTTTCAGGCAAAAGCTTGAAAATCATCAGCTGCCCGTCGATGCCGAATGCTGGAACGAGATAGAAGCACGCCTGAACTCCAAGAAAAGAAGGATTATCCCGTTCTGGTTTTGGCTAACAACCGGGGGCACTGCCGTTGCCTTCCTGGCATTGCTGTTTACTTTGCGTTTGCCTTCCGCGTCTACTGACTTTGCCAGAGACTCTAAACAGATTAAAACCAAACAAATAAACGTACAAAATAAAATTGCCGGCAAACAAGCGAGTCATTCTATTTCAACAAAAAAGTCCGCTGAGACGAACCACAAAAATTATCAGACATCTAAAAACAACAAAGTGGAAGATGTTGTAATTAAAGAACCAAACTTAACGGAAACTGCTACCAAAGAGAATATTAAGATCGAAAACAACGGTGCAAACGAACAACAGTTAGCTCAGGTAACAGACAATCGGGAGGCTCCGGCAACAACGAATTCCGTATCTGCTCGTGATTCCGCAAAGAATAATTCTGATAATGTTTTCCAAGACAGATTACTGGCTAAAAACGCTGAAAGCGAAAAGCCTGCCAAAAAGCCAAAAAAGAAACAAGACCTGTTGCTGGCAGCTGCATTTAGCACCGGTGGAGGCATGAATTTTAGCGGGAACAATGGTCTGGTATTTGACAATCCCATTGGAAAGTCATATTTGACGAATGGAATGACAGATTACAGCAACATACTGTCTCAACAGGATTTTTCAGAAAAAAACTATATGGCTCCCGTTTCGTTTGGAATCATCGTACGGAAACAGCTAAACAAGGCTATCGGCATTGAGAGTGGACTTGTGTACACTTACTTACTGTCAACATTTTCTAATTCCGGCATGCAACATCCTGACGCTAAATTGCATCTTCATTATGTAGGCGTTCCTATCAACTTTGTGGGTCTGCTTTGGGATAACCCAACATGGGAGATCTACTTATCAGGGGGTGGTATGGTGGAAAAAGGAATTCAATCGGTTTATAGTCAGAACCAGTATTCCGGCAACAGGATAATCACTACCATTGCCAAAACCAATATCAATGGTCTTCAATGGTCGGTAAACGGAGCAATCGGAGTAACGTATAAGGTGCAACGAAACTGGGGAATATATTTCGAACCCAAGCTCTCTTATTTCTTCGACAATAATCAACCCGCCAGCGCCCGAACCGAAGACCCTGTAGTAATAGGAATATCGGCAGGAGTAAGATTTAGAATCAAATAA
- a CDS encoding serpin family protein — translation MRKYLSVFALAILMASCSNQNDPTIKVPTDAKPIILKAGWEKRINQDNEFAFDLLKQTIQSSGETNVFVSPLSVSIALGMAWNGANGQTKTEMETALKLSGMSIADINDYYKTMQSTLPSIDPTTKLSIANSLWYRSGFPVKSDFLKVNTDYFGSYIKELDFSQSWAVDTVNNWCAKKTNNLIKKPLDMIPPDAMMYLVNAIYFKGIWRKHFETKNTTEANFTNELGKAVKVNMMYQKDTFSYAQDSYAQYLDMPYGNKAFSMTVVLPNEGKTTGEVLDYMKTTGWDNTLKGFFTSQVDVYLPRFKTQNKFILNDPLKNMGMNLAFNEFADFRDIANTPLMISRVIHDTYVEVTEEGTEAAAVTIVEFGNTSVGPQPLPTPIFKVNRPFIFVIREQSTGVILFIGKMGNVDKF, via the coding sequence ATGAGAAAGTATTTATCAGTATTTGCACTTGCTATCCTAATGGCGAGCTGCAGCAATCAGAATGATCCGACAATAAAGGTTCCGACCGATGCTAAACCGATAATATTGAAGGCCGGCTGGGAAAAACGAATAAATCAGGACAATGAATTCGCTTTTGATTTACTAAAGCAAACCATTCAAAGTTCGGGTGAGACAAACGTATTCGTATCTCCGTTGAGCGTCAGCATTGCGCTAGGAATGGCATGGAACGGCGCCAATGGACAAACAAAGACCGAAATGGAAACGGCTTTGAAATTGAGTGGAATGTCAATTGCCGATATCAATGATTACTATAAAACAATGCAATCCACCCTCCCGTCAATTGATCCGACAACCAAATTGAGTATTGCTAATTCGTTGTGGTATCGCTCAGGATTTCCTGTAAAATCTGACTTCTTAAAAGTAAACACCGATTACTTCGGATCTTATATCAAAGAATTGGATTTCAGTCAAAGCTGGGCTGTGGATACTGTAAATAACTGGTGCGCAAAGAAAACAAACAATCTGATAAAGAAACCGCTTGACATGATTCCACCGGATGCCATGATGTATCTTGTAAACGCCATATATTTTAAAGGAATCTGGAGAAAACATTTTGAAACAAAAAATACAACGGAAGCCAACTTCACCAACGAACTGGGGAAAGCAGTAAAAGTCAATATGATGTATCAGAAAGACACCTTTTCTTATGCGCAAGACAGCTATGCTCAATATCTTGATATGCCGTATGGAAATAAAGCTTTCAGCATGACAGTAGTATTACCTAACGAAGGAAAAACAACCGGAGAAGTATTGGACTACATGAAAACAACCGGGTGGGACAACACGCTTAAAGGTTTCTTTACAAGTCAAGTGGATGTTTATTTACCCCGATTCAAAACTCAAAACAAGTTTATACTCAACGATCCACTGAAAAATATGGGAATGAATCTGGCATTTAATGAATTTGCCGACTTCAGGGATATCGCCAATACTCCATTGATGATCTCGAGGGTAATTCACGACACTTATGTAGAAGTGACAGAAGAAGGTACTGAAGCTGCCGCAGTAACTATAGTTGAATTTGGAAACACCTCAGTCGGACCTCAACCTCTCCCTACTCCAATCTTCAAAGTCAACAGGCCTTTTATATTCGTAATTCGGGAGCAAAGTACTGGTGTCATTCTCTTTATCGGAAAAATGGGAAATGTTGATAAGTTTTGA
- a CDS encoding outer membrane beta-barrel protein: MKKSYCLLFIFVFFASEMKAQKAEVGITFSALSDNSIARFNSDYISDSGTDAGKSHTFGITYIKPLNKWLGVESGIEFLQGKASIHSITNTMYGLSTVSHSGTMSLINIPVGLRASFWKYCFVNGGLFIDMDVSSDSPVNSQSGIGSQLGFGLKYNFKTGISVFVNPYTRIHAFPLSFQSNQEHLFESAIRFGMSYQL; the protein is encoded by the coding sequence ATGAAAAAAAGTTATTGCCTCCTATTCATTTTTGTGTTTTTCGCATCGGAAATGAAAGCCCAAAAAGCCGAAGTAGGTATCACATTCTCTGCATTAAGCGATAATAGCATTGCCCGGTTTAACAGTGATTATATCAGTGATTCCGGTACCGATGCAGGAAAATCGCACACATTCGGGATTACTTACATTAAACCTTTAAATAAATGGCTCGGCGTTGAATCCGGTATTGAGTTCCTCCAAGGCAAAGCATCGATTCATTCAATAACGAACACAATGTATGGATTAAGCACCGTAAGTCATAGCGGGACTATGTCTCTTATCAATATCCCTGTCGGCCTTCGTGCATCCTTTTGGAAGTATTGCTTTGTGAACGGAGGATTATTTATAGATATGGATGTAAGCTCTGACTCGCCTGTGAATTCTCAATCAGGAATAGGGAGTCAACTCGGATTTGGACTGAAATACAACTTCAAAACAGGTATCTCAGTATTCGTAAACCCCTATACTAGAATACACGCATTCCCATTATCATTTCAATCTAATCAGGAACACTTATTTGAGTCAGCCATTCGGTTTGGGATGAGTTATCAGTTATAA
- a CDS encoding LVIVD repeat-containing protein: MKRTMFFISLAVLLLSSCESVVTETVTYKINEPVFMSTEVFRNSVKVTSKQHAISGIGKMCFYNDYLYISEPEKGIHIIDNRDPSSPRVAGFIELLGNADLAIRDNKLYADSYIDLVWFDISNPLLPELKGRLDSIFPTALPSTQNQYGIDYQQTYAGKSKGIVVGWKVKERTENVSHYTGGWYGGVTYDFATLNSTAPTGSKSTGINGSMSRFSIYNDYLYSVINNYMNIFDLSAAKPTKAAPDFYIGRSVETIFSYKDYMYMGTPSGMLIYSVKNPLKPEFQSSLTHAYGCDPVVVENDLAYVTVHSGNLCGQNTNELFIVDVSNPKSPKQLVSYTMTNPKGLGIDNGKLFLCDDGLKIFNNSNPQTLLANQLAHFKNINGYDIIAHNNIAMMIAEDGIYQYDYSDLNNIKLLSKLPIVK; the protein is encoded by the coding sequence ATGAAAAGAACTATGTTTTTTATCAGCCTTGCTGTTCTACTTTTGAGCAGTTGCGAATCGGTAGTAACAGAAACTGTTACCTACAAAATCAACGAGCCTGTTTTTATGTCGACCGAAGTATTTCGTAATTCGGTAAAAGTAACTTCTAAGCAACACGCCATTAGTGGTATTGGCAAAATGTGTTTCTACAACGATTACCTGTACATTTCCGAACCGGAAAAAGGGATTCACATTATTGACAATCGCGACCCTTCGAGCCCCAGAGTAGCGGGCTTTATAGAGCTATTGGGGAATGCCGACTTAGCCATTCGCGACAACAAGCTATACGCCGATTCGTATATCGATTTGGTTTGGTTTGATATAAGCAATCCACTATTGCCGGAACTAAAAGGAAGATTGGATTCAATATTTCCAACAGCACTGCCATCGACGCAAAACCAATATGGAATTGATTATCAACAGACTTATGCCGGTAAAAGCAAGGGCATTGTAGTTGGCTGGAAAGTAAAAGAAAGAACCGAAAATGTATCGCACTATACCGGCGGTTGGTATGGTGGAGTTACCTATGATTTTGCTACTTTAAACAGCACAGCACCTACCGGCAGTAAAAGCACAGGTATAAACGGCTCCATGTCGCGTTTCAGTATTTACAACGATTATTTATATTCAGTTATCAATAACTATATGAATATATTCGACTTAAGTGCTGCCAAACCAACCAAAGCCGCTCCGGATTTTTACATAGGACGCAGTGTGGAAACTATTTTCAGCTATAAGGACTATATGTATATGGGAACACCTAGCGGTATGCTAATCTATTCGGTAAAGAATCCTCTAAAACCGGAATTTCAATCATCGTTGACGCATGCCTACGGTTGCGATCCTGTAGTTGTTGAAAATGATTTAGCGTATGTGACAGTTCATTCGGGCAACCTATGTGGACAAAACACCAACGAATTATTCATTGTGGATGTAAGTAACCCCAAAAGCCCAAAACAACTTGTATCATACACTATGACTAATCCTAAAGGCCTTGGTATCGACAATGGAAAATTATTCTTGTGCGATGATGGGTTGAAAATATTCAACAACAGCAATCCGCAAACCCTCTTGGCTAACCAACTTGCTCATTTTAAGAACATAAACGGATATGATATCATTGCTCACAACAACATAGCCATGATGATTGCCGAAGACGGCATTTATCAGTACGATTATTCTGATTTAAATAATATCAAATTGTTGAGCAAATTACCGATAGTTAAGTAA